The Nitrogeniibacter aestuarii genome has a window encoding:
- the peaA gene encoding quinohemoprotein amine dehydrogenase subunit alpha, with amino-acid sequence MGKTVKANVIARSLLLGAGIASSTLSLGVMAAPSGEALVNSKCSACHAPDAKGVPDRIDAGRRTPEGWDMTVARMSYAHGVKLTAEERSAIVKYLADNYGLAPEETEHHRYILDKTPSVVEHAENQLIADTCARCHSYARIAVQRRTEDDWRKLVHFHVGQYPAIEIQAGGRDRNWFEIATGDAAQALGEVYGYESKAWNQWKAAKAMDPAGKWRVVGHEPGRGAYEGEAAVTRSGDDQYELKMTLRYQDGTTDKASGKAIVYTGYEWRATLDQGKRKVHQVFQLADAGQALEGRWYEVDNDAIGGTMHAVKATAGAQVLSTMPQAIKAGTKGVLTINGVGLEGKVSLGDQIKVGKVVKRSADQVVVEYEAPASLNAGAVMVRVGQAKAGDTLAAYQQIDSVKVVPEHAMARVGGGGGALPKVPAQLEAIAYANGSDGKAGTDDDVRLGAMPATWRVANLNEVAEKMQDTRFAGELTDTGRFIPAVAGPNPERKYGTNNAGELKVTATVKDGSREVSGSAPLIVTVQRFNDPTIR; translated from the coding sequence ATGGGAAAAACTGTAAAAGCAAATGTGATCGCACGAAGCCTGCTGCTGGGCGCGGGGATCGCGTCATCGACGCTGTCCCTTGGCGTCATGGCCGCGCCCTCGGGGGAGGCCCTGGTCAACAGCAAATGCTCGGCATGTCATGCGCCGGATGCCAAGGGCGTGCCGGACCGGATCGATGCCGGCCGCCGGACCCCCGAAGGCTGGGACATGACGGTGGCCCGGATGAGCTACGCGCATGGCGTCAAGCTCACGGCCGAAGAACGTAGCGCCATCGTCAAATACCTGGCGGACAACTACGGCCTGGCACCGGAGGAAACCGAACACCACCGGTACATCCTCGACAAGACGCCGAGCGTGGTCGAGCACGCCGAAAACCAGCTGATCGCCGATACCTGTGCGCGTTGCCATTCCTATGCGCGCATTGCCGTGCAGCGGCGGACCGAAGACGACTGGCGAAAGCTGGTGCACTTCCACGTGGGCCAGTATCCGGCCATCGAGATCCAGGCCGGTGGGCGGGATCGCAACTGGTTCGAGATTGCCACCGGCGATGCCGCCCAGGCTTTGGGTGAAGTCTATGGCTACGAGTCCAAGGCATGGAATCAGTGGAAAGCGGCCAAGGCCATGGACCCGGCGGGCAAGTGGCGGGTGGTTGGCCATGAGCCGGGTCGCGGCGCCTACGAAGGTGAAGCGGCGGTGACGCGCTCGGGCGATGACCAGTACGAGCTGAAGATGACCCTTCGCTACCAGGATGGCACCACCGACAAGGCCTCCGGCAAAGCCATCGTCTACACCGGCTACGAATGGCGCGCGACGCTCGACCAGGGCAAGCGCAAGGTCCATCAGGTGTTCCAGCTCGCCGATGCGGGCCAGGCGCTGGAAGGGCGCTGGTACGAGGTGGATAACGACGCCATCGGCGGCACCATGCATGCGGTGAAAGCCACCGCCGGTGCGCAGGTGCTGTCGACCATGCCGCAGGCGATCAAGGCGGGCACCAAGGGTGTGCTGACGATCAACGGCGTGGGGCTAGAAGGCAAGGTCAGCCTTGGCGACCAGATCAAGGTCGGCAAGGTGGTCAAGCGCAGCGCGGACCAGGTGGTTGTCGAGTACGAAGCACCGGCGTCGCTGAACGCAGGCGCCGTGATGGTGCGCGTCGGCCAGGCCAAGGCCGGTGACACGCTGGCGGCCTATCAGCAGATCGATTCGGTGAAAGTCGTGCCCGAGCATGCCATGGCCCGTGTGGGCGGCGGAGGCGGCGCACTGCCGAAGGTGCCGGCCCAGCTCGAAGCGATTGCCTATGCCAACGGGTCGGACGGCAAGGCGGGCACCGACGACGACGTGCGTCTGGGCGCCATGCCTGCCACCTGGCGCGTGGCCAACCTCAACGAAGTGGCCGAGAAGATGCAGGACACGCGCTTTGCCGGCGAGCTGACCGACACCGGGCGTTTCATCCCGGCCGTGGCCGGCCCCAATCCGGAGCGCAAGTACGGCACCAACAACGCCGGCGAGCTGAAAGTGACCGCCACGGTCAAGGACGGTTCGCGTGAGGTCAGCGGCAGTGCGCCCCTGATTGTCACTGTTCAGCGCTTCAACGATCCGACCATTCGCTGA
- a CDS encoding indolepyruvate oxidoreductase subunit beta family protein, whose protein sequence is MNRKTELLPGTPIKIAVLAMGGQGGGVLADWIVDMAEHAGWWAQTTSVPGVAQRTGATIYYLELLPEADAEAAGKPPTLAMMPTPGDVDLVVAAELMEAGRAMQRGLVTPDRSTLITSTHRSYSVTEKAALGNGIGDGNSVLDAGRNAARRLIALDLQVLAEQAGSVISASLFGAIAGSGALPFGREAFENTIRSAGKGVEASLRAFALGFNAAASAPAVPAPIETPRPTLDVPERAAQPQVQALLDRLKVEFPAATHGILVAGLRRLLDYQDLAYAKEYLARCHTLCALDERYGGAAKDWALAQAAAHRLAVAMSYDDVIRVADLKTRGSRFERVAREVGLKGGQVLQTTEFTHPRLEEICGTLPAGIGRRLERSTWFAAWVKRRFAHGKRISSSTFGGFFSLYAVAGMRRFRRRTLRHQVESAQIARWLKRVEKVMAQDYGLAVEIVHCRQLVKGYSGTHERGGERFETLMNAADTLCGRHDAARTLADLRTAALADEEGKQLGQALARALGTVAGSAASATASEASAPRLAGVTRHTAAVAQAR, encoded by the coding sequence ATGAACCGAAAAACCGAGCTTCTTCCCGGTACCCCCATCAAGATCGCCGTGCTCGCCATGGGCGGGCAGGGCGGCGGAGTGCTTGCCGACTGGATCGTCGACATGGCCGAACATGCCGGCTGGTGGGCACAGACCACGTCGGTCCCCGGCGTTGCCCAACGCACCGGCGCCACGATCTACTATCTCGAACTGCTGCCCGAAGCGGATGCCGAGGCCGCCGGCAAGCCGCCCACCCTGGCCATGATGCCCACGCCGGGCGATGTGGACCTGGTGGTGGCCGCCGAACTCATGGAGGCCGGCCGCGCCATGCAGCGCGGGCTGGTCACGCCCGATCGCAGCACCCTGATCACCTCCACCCACCGCAGCTACTCGGTGACCGAGAAGGCCGCGCTGGGTAACGGCATCGGCGATGGCAACAGCGTGCTCGATGCCGGGCGCAACGCCGCAAGGCGCCTGATCGCACTCGACCTCCAGGTCCTGGCCGAACAGGCCGGCAGCGTGATTTCGGCCAGCCTGTTCGGCGCCATTGCCGGCTCCGGCGCGCTGCCCTTCGGCCGGGAGGCCTTTGAAAACACCATTCGCAGTGCCGGCAAGGGGGTCGAGGCGAGCCTGCGTGCCTTTGCCCTGGGCTTCAATGCGGCCGCCTCGGCGCCCGCCGTGCCCGCGCCGATCGAGACCCCGCGCCCGACACTGGATGTGCCCGAACGGGCGGCGCAGCCTCAGGTGCAGGCCTTGCTGGACCGGCTCAAGGTGGAGTTTCCCGCCGCGACGCACGGCATCCTCGTGGCCGGGTTGAGACGGCTGCTCGATTATCAGGATCTGGCCTACGCCAAGGAGTATCTGGCGCGTTGCCATACCCTGTGCGCGCTGGACGAACGTTACGGTGGCGCGGCGAAGGACTGGGCCCTGGCCCAGGCAGCGGCCCATCGTCTGGCCGTGGCCATGAGCTACGACGACGTGATCCGCGTGGCCGATCTCAAGACCCGGGGCAGCCGCTTCGAGCGCGTCGCCCGGGAAGTGGGCCTCAAGGGCGGGCAAGTGCTGCAGACCACCGAATTCACCCACCCGCGCCTCGAAGAGATCTGCGGCACCCTGCCGGCCGGCATCGGGCGACGGCTGGAACGGTCGACCTGGTTCGCGGCCTGGGTCAAACGCCGTTTCGCCCATGGCAAGCGGATCTCCAGCAGTACGTTCGGCGGCTTTTTCTCCCTGTATGCCGTGGCCGGCATGCGCCGGTTCCGGCGCCGTACCCTGCGCCACCAGGTCGAGTCGGCACAGATCGCACGCTGGCTGAAGCGGGTGGAGAAGGTGATGGCGCAAGACTACGGCCTGGCCGTCGAAATCGTTCATTGCCGCCAGCTGGTCAAGGGCTACAGTGGTACCCACGAGCGCGGCGGCGAGCGCTTCGAGACCTTGATGAACGCGGCCGACACCCTGTGCGGGCGCCACGACGCGGCCCGCACGCTCGCGGACCTGCGCACCGCCGCGCTCGCCGACGAGGAGGGCAAACAGCTCGGACAGGCTCTGGCCCGTGCGCTCGGCACGGTGGCTGGCAGCGCGGCGTCGGCGACTGCCAGTGAGGCGTCGGCACCCCGTCTGGCCGGTGTGACTCGACACACGGCTGCCGTCGCGCAGGCGCGCTGA
- a CDS encoding helix-turn-helix domain-containing protein: MQRDEDADADKRAAHWKHRQSHIVTSDPCQHAESLPAWSQEYLQLEAGPFFGEIKESTFGPVQVFQETIDQVIDEKANPRRDSYTVGIPVRVTENGRWQGHELSDRSVMILKPNEELHFKTPKHSNILVTVITCCALDAIAEGDGFGSADDLFQRPHVVEVGDDIASNFRAALFNALSVSQNNPGLLEHEAVRNDLSDSVMHSVFATLTQVGDFGKRLSNGQSVQRSIVERARTYILANRQRALSVAELCEHLRMSRRGVHHAFMNVLGVNPVTFLRYVRLHEVRKALLDPGCRESISTVAANWGFWHMGMFGQYYKQLFHETPSDTTKRIRGPLDSMSRFRS, translated from the coding sequence ATGCAGAGAGATGAAGATGCAGACGCTGACAAGCGGGCTGCACACTGGAAGCACCGCCAGTCTCATATCGTCACGTCTGACCCCTGTCAGCACGCGGAGAGTCTGCCTGCCTGGTCGCAGGAGTACCTCCAGCTTGAGGCGGGGCCGTTCTTCGGGGAAATCAAGGAATCGACCTTCGGGCCGGTCCAGGTTTTTCAGGAGACCATCGATCAGGTCATCGACGAGAAGGCCAATCCCCGGCGGGACAGCTACACCGTCGGCATACCGGTCCGCGTGACCGAAAACGGTCGGTGGCAGGGCCATGAGCTCAGTGACCGCTCCGTCATGATCCTGAAGCCGAATGAAGAGCTGCATTTCAAGACGCCGAAGCACTCCAACATCCTGGTGACCGTCATCACCTGTTGTGCGCTCGATGCCATTGCAGAAGGCGATGGTTTCGGTTCGGCGGACGATCTGTTTCAGCGCCCGCATGTGGTGGAAGTCGGCGACGACATTGCGTCGAATTTCCGGGCAGCGCTGTTCAATGCACTGAGCGTCTCGCAGAACAATCCCGGCCTGCTCGAACATGAGGCGGTGCGCAACGATCTGAGCGACAGCGTGATGCATTCGGTATTCGCGACGCTGACGCAGGTGGGCGATTTCGGCAAACGCCTGTCGAATGGTCAGTCGGTCCAGCGCTCGATTGTCGAGCGCGCACGCACCTACATCCTGGCCAACCGGCAGCGGGCGCTCTCGGTCGCCGAGCTGTGCGAGCACCTGCGCATGAGCCGGCGGGGCGTGCATCATGCCTTCATGAATGTGCTGGGCGTCAATCCGGTGACCTTCCTGCGCTATGTGCGTTTGCATGAAGTCAGAAAAGCGCTGCTCGATCCGGGCTGTCGCGAGTCCATTTCCACTGTCGCGGCCAACTGGGGCTTCTGGCATATGGGCATGTTCGGGCAGTACTACAAGCAGCTCTTTCATGAAACGCCGTCGGACACCACGAAGCGAATCCGCGGGCCGCTCGATTCGATGAGTCGGTTCCGGAGTTGA
- a CDS encoding indolepyruvate ferredoxin oxidoreductase subunit alpha: MAERSFKKEVQQLRIPAGTEFRGEGILAITKALLQSGVGYVGGYQGSPISHLMDVLADANEILDELDVHFETSASEASAAAMLAASVMYPIRGAVTWKSTVGTNVASDALANLASGGVTGGALIIVGEDYGEGSSIMQERSHAFAMKSQMWLLDPRPNLESIVQAVEDGFELSEASNTPVMLQVRIRSCHVHGRFITKENKRPAFSLKQALERPVRDTGRIVLPPASFVHEQEKIRQRWPAAVKFIQSRGLNEFFDGDVEDIGLILQGGLYNGVIRALQLLGLADSYGNSRIPLYVMNVTYPVIDEEVVRFCQDKRAVLMLEEGQPDYIEQNLHAILRKNKVDTLLSGKDVLPVAGEYTTDVMRTGIEAFLKTHHLELLATHDAVAVDAPKPAAVPITFHPKVQALAEVVPPRPAGFCTGCPERPIFAAMKLVQQDLGEHHVSCDIGCHLFSILPPFNLGATTMGYGLGAASSSAFNVKSGKRAISVMGDGGFWHNGLTSGVANAVFNKNDGVIVIVDNYYASATGGQDIPSSRADNPNRTTKNPIENAIRGAGVKWVRTIDRTYDVARMRKTLDEALTTTTDGPKVIIAQSECMLNRQRREKPLFAKAVKGGKRAVKERFGVDPDVCTGDHACIRLSGCPSLTVKDSGDPLKDTPVAHVDSSCVGCGNCGEVAEAAILCPSFYRAEIIHNPTGTDRVLARLRGAAIGWLQRRRAARLARLAL; encoded by the coding sequence ATGGCTGAGCGTTCATTCAAGAAGGAAGTCCAGCAACTGCGAATCCCTGCCGGCACCGAGTTTCGCGGTGAAGGCATTCTGGCCATCACCAAGGCACTACTGCAGTCGGGCGTGGGCTATGTGGGCGGCTATCAGGGCTCGCCCATCTCCCACCTGATGGACGTGCTGGCGGATGCCAACGAGATCCTCGACGAGCTGGACGTGCATTTCGAAACCAGCGCCTCGGAGGCGAGCGCCGCGGCCATGCTGGCGGCCTCGGTGATGTATCCCATCCGCGGCGCAGTGACCTGGAAATCGACGGTGGGCACCAACGTGGCCTCCGACGCGCTGGCGAACCTGGCCTCGGGCGGGGTCACCGGCGGGGCGCTGATCATCGTCGGCGAAGACTACGGCGAAGGCTCCTCCATCATGCAGGAGCGCTCCCACGCCTTCGCCATGAAGTCGCAGATGTGGTTGCTCGACCCGCGGCCGAATCTGGAGTCCATCGTGCAGGCGGTGGAAGACGGCTTCGAGCTGTCCGAAGCCAGCAACACGCCGGTCATGCTCCAGGTGCGCATCCGCTCCTGCCATGTGCACGGGCGATTCATCACCAAGGAGAACAAGCGCCCGGCCTTCAGCCTCAAGCAGGCGCTCGAGCGTCCGGTGCGCGACACCGGCCGCATCGTGCTGCCGCCGGCGTCCTTCGTGCACGAGCAGGAAAAGATCCGCCAGCGCTGGCCGGCGGCGGTGAAGTTCATCCAGTCGCGTGGCCTGAACGAGTTCTTCGACGGCGACGTGGAAGACATCGGCCTGATCCTGCAGGGCGGGCTCTACAACGGCGTGATTCGTGCCCTGCAACTGCTGGGGCTGGCGGACAGCTACGGCAACAGCCGCATTCCGCTGTACGTGATGAACGTCACCTACCCGGTGATCGACGAGGAGGTGGTGCGCTTCTGTCAGGACAAGCGCGCCGTGCTCATGCTCGAAGAGGGGCAGCCCGATTACATCGAGCAGAACCTGCACGCGATCCTGCGCAAGAACAAGGTGGACACCCTGCTGTCCGGCAAGGATGTGCTGCCGGTGGCGGGCGAATACACCACCGACGTCATGAGAACGGGCATCGAGGCCTTCCTCAAGACGCATCACCTCGAGCTGCTGGCGACCCATGACGCGGTGGCCGTGGACGCGCCCAAGCCGGCGGCGGTGCCGATCACCTTCCATCCCAAGGTGCAGGCGCTGGCCGAGGTGGTGCCACCCCGGCCGGCCGGTTTCTGTACCGGCTGTCCGGAACGGCCCATTTTCGCGGCCATGAAGCTGGTGCAGCAGGATCTGGGCGAACACCACGTCAGTTGCGACATCGGCTGCCACCTGTTCTCGATCCTGCCGCCGTTCAATCTGGGCGCCACCACCATGGGCTACGGCCTGGGGGCCGCGTCGAGCTCGGCCTTCAACGTCAAGTCGGGCAAGCGCGCCATCTCGGTGATGGGCGACGGCGGCTTCTGGCACAACGGCCTGACCTCCGGTGTTGCCAACGCGGTGTTCAACAAGAACGATGGTGTCATCGTCATCGTCGACAACTACTACGCCTCGGCGACCGGTGGGCAGGACATCCCGTCTTCTCGGGCCGACAACCCCAACCGCACCACCAAGAACCCCATCGAGAACGCCATTCGCGGCGCCGGGGTGAAATGGGTGCGCACCATCGACCGCACCTACGATGTGGCGCGCATGCGAAAGACCCTCGACGAGGCGCTGACCACCACCACCGACGGTCCGAAGGTCATCATTGCCCAGTCCGAATGCATGCTCAATCGCCAGCGCCGTGAAAAGCCCCTGTTCGCCAAGGCGGTCAAGGGCGGCAAGCGTGCGGTCAAGGAGCGTTTCGGCGTCGACCCCGACGTGTGCACCGGCGATCACGCCTGCATCCGCCTGTCAGGCTGTCCGTCGCTGACGGTGAAGGACAGCGGCGATCCGCTCAAGGACACCCCGGTGGCCCACGTGGACAGCAGTTGCGTCGGCTGTGGCAACTGCGGCGAGGTCGCCGAAGCGGCGATCCTGTGTCCGTCCTTCTACCGTGCCGAGATCATTCACAATCCCACAGGGACCGACCGCGTGCTGGCCAGGTTGCGAGGCGCGGCCATTGGCTGGCTGCAGCGCCGCCGCGCTGCCCGCCTGGCGCGCCTGGCCCTGTGA